Proteins co-encoded in one Ruegeria pomeroyi DSS-3 genomic window:
- a CDS encoding acetolactate synthase 3 large subunit — MTREMTGAKMVVQALKDQGVDTVFGYPGGAVLPIYDEIFLQNDIRHILVRHEQGAVHAAEGYARSTGKPGVVLVTSGPGATNAVTGLTDALLDSIPLVVLTGQVPTFMIGSDAFQEADTVGITRPCTKHNWLVKETDKLAKTIHEGFHVATSGRPGPVLIDIPKDVQFATGQYQGPKGLTSHYNPPVKGDMEEITELVAAIEKAKRPVFYTGGGVINSGPAASQLLRELVDATGFPITSTLMGLGAYPASGKNWLGMLGMHGLYEANMAMHGCDLMINIGARFDDRITGRIDAFSPKSKKAHIDIDPSSINKVIRVDIPIVGDVGHVLEDILKVWKARGRKTNAEAVQKWQAQITEWRKVSCLTYKPSEKTIKPQYALERLEALTKGRDRYVCTEVGQHQMWAAQYLGFEDPNRWMTSGGLGTMGYGFPASIGVQMAHPDALVINVAGEASWLMNMQEMGTAVQYRLPVKQFILNNERLGMVRQWQELLHGERYSQSWSEALPDFVKLAEAFGAKGILCKDPADLDDAIMEMLNYDGPVIFDCLVEKHENCFPMIPSGKAHNEMLLGDAETQGVIQAGGAVLV, encoded by the coding sequence ATGACACGTGAGATGACCGGCGCAAAGATGGTGGTCCAGGCCCTCAAGGATCAGGGCGTGGATACGGTATTCGGCTATCCGGGCGGCGCCGTCCTGCCGATCTATGACGAGATCTTTCTGCAAAACGACATCCGCCACATCCTGGTGCGGCACGAACAGGGCGCAGTGCACGCGGCCGAAGGATATGCCCGCTCGACCGGCAAGCCCGGCGTTGTGCTGGTGACCTCGGGCCCCGGCGCCACCAACGCGGTGACCGGTCTGACCGATGCGCTTCTGGACTCGATCCCGCTGGTGGTGCTGACCGGACAGGTGCCGACCTTCATGATCGGCTCGGACGCCTTCCAGGAAGCCGACACCGTGGGTATCACCCGCCCCTGCACCAAGCATAACTGGCTGGTCAAGGAAACCGACAAGCTGGCCAAGACCATCCACGAGGGGTTCCACGTGGCCACCTCGGGGCGGCCCGGCCCGGTGCTGATCGACATCCCCAAGGACGTGCAGTTCGCAACCGGCCAGTACCAGGGCCCCAAGGGCCTGACATCCCATTACAACCCGCCCGTCAAGGGCGACATGGAGGAGATCACCGAGCTGGTCGCCGCCATCGAAAAGGCCAAGCGCCCGGTGTTCTATACCGGTGGTGGCGTGATCAACTCGGGTCCGGCGGCCAGCCAGCTGCTGCGCGAGCTGGTGGATGCGACCGGCTTTCCGATCACCTCGACCCTGATGGGTCTGGGCGCCTACCCGGCCTCGGGCAAGAACTGGCTGGGCATGCTGGGCATGCACGGGCTTTACGAGGCGAACATGGCCATGCATGGCTGTGACCTGATGATCAATATCGGCGCCCGGTTCGACGACCGGATCACCGGCCGCATCGACGCGTTCAGCCCGAAATCGAAGAAGGCCCATATCGACATCGACCCCAGCTCGATCAACAAGGTGATCCGGGTCGATATCCCCATCGTCGGCGATGTGGGTCATGTGCTGGAAGACATCCTGAAGGTCTGGAAAGCGCGCGGGCGCAAGACCAATGCCGAAGCAGTGCAGAAATGGCAGGCCCAGATCACCGAATGGCGCAAGGTGAGCTGCCTGACCTACAAGCCCTCGGAAAAGACCATCAAGCCGCAATACGCGCTGGAGCGTCTGGAGGCGCTGACCAAGGGGCGTGACCGCTATGTCTGTACCGAGGTCGGCCAGCACCAGATGTGGGCGGCGCAATACCTGGGCTTTGAGGACCCGAACCGTTGGATGACCTCCGGTGGCCTGGGCACCATGGGCTATGGCTTCCCCGCCTCGATCGGCGTGCAGATGGCGCATCCCGACGCTCTGGTGATCAACGTGGCGGGAGAGGCGTCGTGGCTGATGAACATGCAGGAAATGGGCACCGCCGTGCAGTACCGTCTGCCGGTGAAACAGTTCATCCTCAACAACGAACGTCTGGGCATGGTGCGCCAGTGGCAGGAACTGCTGCATGGCGAGCGCTATTCGCAATCCTGGTCCGAGGCGCTGCCCGATTTCGTGAAACTGGCCGAGGCTTTTGGCGCCAAGGGCATCCTGTGCAAGGACCCCGCCGATCTGGACGATGCGATCATGGAGATGCTGAACTATGACGGGCCGGTGATCTTCGATTGCCTTGTCGAAAAGCACGAGAACTGCTTCCCGATGATCCCGTCGGGCAAGGCGCATAACGAGATGCTGCTGGGCGATGCCGAGACCCAGGGCGTGATCCAGGCCGGCGGCGCGGTCCTCGTCTGA
- the ilvN gene encoding acetolactate synthase small subunit, with protein MSALHIKKGSSSHSAYNLRPTFSDVAERHTIALLVENEPGVLARVIGLFSGRGYNIESLTVAEVDHTGHLSRITIVTTGTPQVIEQIKAQLGRIVSVRDVHDLTVEGRSVERELAMLKVVGSGDKRVEALRLADIFRANVVDSTLSSFVFEITGAPEKIDAFADLMRPLGLAEIARTGVAALLRGD; from the coding sequence ATGTCTGCCCTACACATCAAGAAAGGCTCGTCGAGCCACTCCGCCTACAACCTGCGCCCGACATTCTCGGACGTGGCCGAGCGGCACACCATCGCCCTTCTGGTCGAGAACGAGCCGGGTGTCCTGGCGCGCGTCATCGGCCTGTTCTCGGGACGTGGCTACAACATCGAAAGCCTGACCGTCGCCGAGGTGGACCATACCGGCCACCTGAGCCGCATCACCATCGTGACCACCGGAACCCCGCAGGTGATCGAACAGATCAAGGCGCAGCTGGGCCGGATCGTCTCGGTCCGCGACGTGCATGACCTGACGGTCGAGGGCCGCTCGGTCGAGCGCGAACTGGCAATGCTCAAGGTGGTGGGCAGTGGCGACAAGCGGGTCGAAGCGCTGCGTCTGGCGGATATCTTCCGCGCCAATGTGGTCGACAGTACCCTGTCGAGCTTTGTCTTCGAAATCACCGGCGCACCGGAGAAGATCGACGCCTTCGCCGATCTGATGCGGCCGCTCGGCCTTGCCGAAATCGCACGCACAGGTGTCGCGGCACTGCTGCGCGGCGACTGA